In Bacteriovorax sp. Seq25_V, the genomic window TCTGAAGAAAATACCCTTAACAAAGATGTCAGGGTTGTTCTTATGAGTGGCCTAATCGACCAGGAATTCAGTCATAAATATCATGATAAATTCTACCAAATACTTGAAAAACCGTTCTCATCTGAGCGCTTACTCCAGGTCTTAAAACAGTTGAGTTCTTAACTCAAGATTTTTAATAGATATACCGAAAAGTATTTATGAGAAAAATATTTTTGGTCGGTATATTTCTATTATGTCAATTTACTACTGCAAGTAATCTGTCTGGCTATCTTTATAAATCTCAGGTTGATGGAGTAGAAGTTTCTTTGTCATTTGACGATGCTACTAGTAGCTACCTCTTCAAGGCCCGTGGAAAGTCATACTGGTATCCACGACGTAAGTTTGATCAAATTGAAAAAAAACATTTTTATGATATTCCCTCAAAGGATACTGAAAAATTGTTCCAGACGCTAAAAAAGCATGCTGAGATTTCTACTTTAAGTAAACCAACAGATGAAGAGTTGGTTATTTATAATTTAAAAACTCTTGAATTAATTAATGACTATACAACACCGCAATCTGGTCCATGTGGTCAAAATAAAGTCATCAATGATGATGTAACTGTCGAGTATGAAAAATCAAATACAGAGGATCATAATGTCGTCGAGCTTGCTCTCGAGGGAGATGGGTTCTTTGCTATGGGAAAACTCACTGGAATGAAGTTGGAGTTAATGACTTCAAATGATAATCCTTTGCACGGTGGACTTGGGGCCATTGGCGTTACAAGTTGGGGTGAAGGAATAGAGGGAGATGATCGTGGTAAAACATTTGGAATTTCTGGAGAAGTAAGTGCACAGTTTGAAAAAGGGGAGATTACTCTTCGCAAGTTCTCTGAAGGTTATGGTCGTCTCGGTTCAGTTGAAGGAAATGGCTATAAATATAATGGGAAAATGTACAAGTCGCAATTTATCTACGATGAGGAAGGAAAACGCTATCAAGAGTTTTTAAGTATTGATGGTATAGAACTTGAGATCAAGAGAGAACTTGGTTTTGATGATGTCTATGTAAAAGTAATTGGTCGTAAAAAAGAAATGGATGATACTTCAGGCATTGCGAAAGAAGTACAGGAAAGCTGGCACAAGAATCTAGAAGGGGCAAAGGACAATACAATTCAATATCACTACTTGGATTATATGGAAAAGCGAAGAGGCTACGAAGCCTATGTAGAGGTTGGTAAGAAGTTTGAAATCTATAGAGGCGATAAGTCGTCACTCGAAGCCACTGCTTACACTGGGCTTCAAGCATCGACTCTTGGAAGCTCTGAAAGATATGTCTCAGTAGGAGGAGAGTTAAAAGCTATTTTCCTTGATGAGAATGAAGGAAGTGTATTTCCTCAGTGGGACGTGCGACTGTATGGGAATGTTAAGAAATATCAAGATCGTGAATCAGGTATGATCTCAGGAGCATCACTTACAAGAAGATTTGGAGTAACAGATCGTGGTTATATTTATGTCAAAGCTGGCATGGAATATAATGCTGATCGCTATTCAAAAGAGTATGGACAGGAAGAGTTCGATAGAAATGGCCGATATGATATCGACCATCAACTTGGTGTCGGATTTGAATATAAGTTCAAATGACTATTGTTTTAAAATACCCATAATTGGAGCAAAGTTTCCATCAATTCCGTGGTCAATTTTGATTCCAAAAATATAGGCGAACAGAGGGTAAATATTTATATTATCCACGCTCTTATGCACATATGAAGTTTTAAATTTAGGACCTTTTGCATAAAAGATAGCATCCATATCATTTGTCTCATGCTGATTCCAACCATGATTTCCTAGTGAAAGCTTATCATCAACATTTAAAATGATATTCCACTGATCATCTGCAATACAGACGATATCACCAATTCTCACATTCGAGTGAAACTTAAGTTGTTTTGGAGTAGTCATTGGTGAGTAGCACTTGAAGTTCTTGGCGGTCTTATTAATCGCTTCAATATCTTTTGAGATATTGGTTACGATATTAGATTTTTTATATAAATGTGAAATTGGACCATGCCCTTCAATAAAGTAGAGAGAGCGAATATAATCATTAGATTTTTTGAAAAGGAGCTCTTTATTTTCTGCAACTAGTGCCTGCATACCATGATCTGAGAGTACAATAATATTGAGATTTGGCTCAATTTTAAGTGCCTGACTGAGAAGACTTTCAATTGATCTATCCACCTTTAAAACGGCCTCTCTTGTTTCTTGCGCCTCTGGACCAAATTTATGGCCAGCGGAATCTACATCAGAGAAGTAGAGAGTTAGAAATTGAGGTGCATTCTCTGTCTTATCAGATAGCCACTCGAGTACCTTAGAAATTCTCGCTTCATGTGGCATTGTATGCTCATAATCAAGGTAGAAGTCTGGTCGATAGCCTAGTACTTCCGCTTCTGAGCCTGGCCAAAATAGAGTCGCTGACTTGATTCCATTTTTCTTTGCAAGCGCCCAAAACGGAAGCGCCTTATAAAATCTTCCATCCGTTACACTAGATCTATCTTTGAGTGAGTATCTTTTTTCAAGATCTGGAGCATAGAAGTGATTGGCGATAATACCATGATTCATTGGGTAAACACCTGTCATAATGGAGAGGTGATTAGGGAAAGTCTTTGTCGGAAATGACGGTCTTAGTGATCTTAGCCTTGCTCCTTCATTGCTAAACTTTGTCAAAAATGGTGGAGAGTAGAGTTCTGTATAATCGTGGCGGTAACCATCAATTGAGATTACTAGAAGTTTAGTCTTTTCCTGTTTGTTGCAAGAGAATAGTGTCAAAGTCGTCAGTAGGAGACAGAAATATTTCTTCATGAAATGCCTTTGTAAAAAATTGAATGTGAGAGTAGTTTAAAGAATAATTAGTATTTTTTCAAAGGAAGAATTAGATTATTGGGAGAAAGACAGAGAATTTGGATCCCGCATCTTTAGTCGAATTAATATCGATATCACATTGATGTGATTGAAGTAAGTGGAAAACAAGTTTTAAACCAACTCCGTGTCCATGCTCTCCTTGTGTTCCAAGAGATGTTCTATTGTTGACACCTTTTCTAAGCTCCTCTAAAAAATCTTCATCAATACCAATACCTTCGTCTTTCACTGTTATTTTATATTGAGAGCCGAGGATTTCTCCCGTCACACTAATCTTAGAGTTTTCAAATGAATATTTTATTGAGTTTGCGATGAGGTTTCTAATCACTGTCTCAAGCATCAGTTGATTAAAACAAAACTTAAGAGGATGAATCGTACTTTCAATATTAATACTTTTTCCAATTGCTAAATCTTCGCAAAAATCTATCGCATTTGCACATGCGTTCTGCACGCAATTTGATTCATTCTTTGCATTTGATGACTTGATACTTATGGCCCATTCAAGTAGGTTTTGAAGAAGGCCGTTTAAGTTATCTGAGGCGGAGTTTATTGATTCAACTTGTTTGTTTGCTCTTTCGATATCATCATTCTCAAGAGACTTTTTTAGTATTTCTACTCTGCTTTTAATAACTGTAAGTGGGTTTTTAAGGTCATGGCCGATAAGGCTAAGTATCGTATCTTTAGCGTAGCCGAGTTCTTTAAGGTATTCTTGTGCCAAGAAACTTGCTCTTTGTGATTTTGATTGAACTATTTTTATATAAATGAGAACTATGTTAATAGCACATAACATGAAACACATATAAATATGAGCATTCAATCCAACGAGTTCAAAGTTAAAGAAGAAAATGTAGTGTACTAGTAAAAGTGTAGAGGAAATAAATGCATAAAGTAGCGGTGCTGGAGTTACTATATAAAATGAGCAGGTCATGATGAGAATTCCTGGCATTAGAGTAAAGCTATTTCCCCTTGTCATCAAAGTCAGAAGAATAATTATGAGAGTCGACAGTAGCATCAGGAAAAAACCATACTCTTCAATAGCCTTAGGGTAATGAACTTTTTTGTAGAAAAGTGGAAACATTAGCAGTCCAGCAAAGACTAGTATAAGGCGAAGACCGATGAGGATATTTGCACTTCCCCAATAAAAGGTACGATGAAAGTCAAAAAAGATTCCAGCAAAAAGAAGTAGAATGCAGCAGATATTATAGCTTACAAAAAAGTGCTTCTTACTTTGCTGCCAATAATATTCTTTGAACAAAGCCTCTTGGTCTCTATCTCTTAATTGTCCTGAAAAGCGATAATTACTTTGTTCTTCTACATTCATCTAAATTTTATGCAGCAATTTTTCCAAGTTCAATTGAGCACTTGATATAGTAAATAAGTTTATTTTCTGATAACGGTTTTTCAGCAAAGAATACTTTTTCCCAGACTTGTTCGTCAGCATTGATCTCTGGACGATAACCACTCAAGAAAATAATTGGTGTATGTTGATTGCCTCCAACAGATTTTCTGAGTTGATTGATAAACGCCTTCCCATCGAGTTCTGGCATCATGTAATCGCAGATGATGACATCGTATGTTTTAGCTTGACTCTCTCTCAAGCCTTCTTGACCATTAGCAGATGTTGCAATTTCACAATTAAAACTTTCTTTTAGATAGGTGGAAACAATTTCTTGAATATCTGGATCATCATCAATAATAAGAAACTTAAAATTATTCTTCTTCATTGGTTTATCACTTGCTTGATTTTGAATCATATTTGTTAAATCATAGAAATCAAAATCTGCAGTCAAGTCGACTTTTAATATTTCAAGATAATCAGAGAGAGAATTGAGATACATTAATGATGTATCATAAGATTTACTATCAAACTCAATTTCACCATTTTTTAATTGGATCAACTTTGATTCAAATAAGTGAGAGATCTCCGCTATTGAGTCAAAACCACAAGCTCTTGTATTACCCTTAATAGAATGTATCACGCGAAACATTTGATTATAGTCATCAGTACCAAACTCTGAAACTTCTTTGCCGTATAAGACATCACTTAGTTCTGCAAGATGATCTTCAAGCTCACTCATCGTTGCTAGTTTAAGTTCTTTTTCTATTTCTTCCATGGCTGGTCCTTTTTATTTGTTCGATTGTACGAACTCTATCGGATTCCAATAAATTTTTATTAGATCAATTATAGGTGCAAAATGAAATTTTTTCATGGGCCATTTTGACACTGGGGTCACTATAGCTAGTTTTGCAGATTCCTGGTCCTAAACAAATTCAGGTACAAGACGCGCTGCTATATACTTGATTTTTTTGGCATATTAATTGCTCTTTGATATCTTCGTAACACAACATAAGGAGAGAGAGATGAGTAAGACTTACCTAAGTTTAGGCCTTTTATTGCTTTGCTTGTTGCTTGGTCTAGGGGCAAAGGCCGAAAGCGCAGACAGTTTTCAATTAAACGGACAATCTGAAGAGACAATTGTACTTGACCTAATTAAGTCAGTAACAATGTATAGAGATGAGCTTCAAGATTCGACTTGCACTAGACAAGAGCCATATGACACAGAAGAGTGTGGGTATGTAACAAAGTATCGTCAGGACTGTCGCTACGAGCCAGGTAGAAATGTTTGTAGACCGTATACAGATAGAATATGTCGTTATGAAACTCGCTATCGTCAAGAGTGTCGAACTGAGCCAGGAAGACAACAATGTCGTTATGAGCCAGGTAAAACAGTATGTAGAACGAATTCGCGTGGAGAGAATAATTGTAGAACGATTCCAGGTAGGCAGGTTTGTGACACTGCTCCAGGAAGAAGAGTTTGTAGAGATGTTCCTTATCAAGATTACGTTTGTCGCAATGAAACGCGCAATAGATGTGATTATGAGCCAGGTAGAAATGTATGTTCAAGCGTTCCATACCAAGAGTACGAATGTAAAACAGTTACTCGTTACAGAAGTATTCCATACGCATGTAAAATTACAGTTAAAGTTCCATATCAAGTTGATAAGAAAGTTGAGCACACTGTTAACTTTAATATCGTAGGAGCTAAAGACCTTTCTGATGCAACAATTAATGTTGCCTTAGCTGAGAATGGAAGTATTTCCCTTTCTGCTGATAACCACTCTGCTTTAACACTTCTTGAAGTTGATAATAGAATTGTTTCATCAAGTGAGTACGATTTCACATCACAAGTTGATGTAAATGTAGTTGATAGAGCTCAATATGAAGCGCCATTAAAAATTAATTCACATGGTTTATGGATGAGTAAAGATGGTGACTACGTACTTACTGTTGATAGCTTCAGCGCTGTAAACTTTGCTGTTGAAATTGATGTTGTAACTGTTTCTGACGGAGATAGACATTATAAGAAAACTTTCAATATTAATGAATTTAAGAAAACTGATGCTGGAAATGGGAAGGTAAAACTTTCAATTGATCTTAAAAAACATGGTTTCAAGGCCCTAAAAAATCTTTTTGGTGGAGTAAGAATTAAAGTCGCAACAACTTTTGAAACAACTCCGCTTGGAAATGTTCTTGGAAATCAAAAACCAAACAATTCTAGAGAGCACATTTTTAGTCTAAAAGTTTATAAAGATTAATAGAATTTAGTTAGGCCACTTCGGTGGCCTTTTTTTTTACCTGTTTTGCTTGACAATTATTTGTTGCTTGTTAATACTCCTGTTTGATTATTCAAACAGGAGAAACAATGAAGAAGTCATTACTTGCAATGGTAGTACTCGCAACTACAGCGAATGCAGCAACAACAGCAGATCTAGAAAGAAAGTTAAATGTACTTGCAACAGAAGTACAAAATCTTAAGGAAAACAAAACTGAAACTGGTGTAACTCTGGGTGGTTACGGAGAAATTATCTATACAGATACATCGTCTGAAAATGAGTCAAATAAAGCGTCTGGAGTAAAACCAAGCAATAAGTGGGATACTCTTAGAAACGTGCTTTATGTAGGTTATAAGTTTTCACCAAAATGGTCATTTAAAACTGAAATTGAAATTGAGCACGCGAATGAAATTTATACGGAATTCGCTGAAATTAGATACTCTCACTCTGATGCATTCAATGCTAAGGCCGGTCTTCTTCTTGCGCCAATTGGTTTTGTAAATACAGAGCATGAGCCAACTAGATTTTTTGGAGTAAATAGACCGGAGATCGAAAGTAAAATTATTCCAACAACATGGAGAGAAAATGGTTTAGGTCTTCATGGGAAGCTCAACCAACTTTCATATAACGTATTTCTTTTAAACTCTTTAAAGGGTGATAGTTTTGATGCTTCAGGTGTTCGAAGTGGTAGACAGAAGGGCTCTAATGCTGCTGCTGGAAACTGGGCATACCTTGCAAGATTAGATTATAACTTTAATTTTGGTCTTGATTTAGGAGCAACAGCATATATTTCAAAAACAAATGGAACAACAGCTTCAGGGCTAAAGCACAATATTTATGAATTACATGCTGAGTATAATTACCAAGGTTTAAAGGCGAGAGTTCTTTATGTAAAATCTGACCTTGATGGGAAGAAGATTTCTGAAGTTGTAAGTAAAGATGTTGCTGATGAAATGGCTGGTTACTATGTAGAACTTGGTTATGATATTTTCCACGGAAAAGATTGTTACCTTGCTCCTTACGTCAGATATGAAACTTTCAATACTCAAGAAAAGCTTGATGCAAGCCTTGGTGACAAAGATAAGTCAAAAGATGTTACGAACCTTACTTACGGTTTAATGTATAAGCCAGTTGAGAAAATTGCTTTCAAAGTTGACTACCAAAAAGTTACAAACGAAGCAAAAACAGGAGTTGATAAAGTTAACTTTGGTATCGGATGGGAATACTAATCTTGTCTAGATTTCAAAATACTTTAAAAATTGGGGGAAGATTACTTCTCCCTTTTTTGTTTTTGTCCTCAAATTCTATGGGAGACAAAATCCATAGTAACCTCGAAAAAAAATTTCCAGAGTGCAAGCTAGAAAAGAAAGTATATTTTCTTGAAGATGCTGAACTTTTGAAATTAAAAGAAAAGTATCCGACAAAAAACATCAGTGCATTTTATAATTATTATGAAAAATCTTGTTCAGGTAAAATGTCTCGACTATTTGTTTCAAGTGATGTTGTAAGGACATTAAAGCAATTTCTATTAATTGAGATAAAAGACAAGAGGATTGTAAATCTTGAGGTCTTAAAGTTTGATGAACCAGTTGAGTACAAAGTACAGCCTTATTGGCTTGAGAAATTTTATAAAATTACTTCTCTAAGTGAGATTGATAAAATGGATGGAGTCTCTGGGGCAACACTGACTTCGCGCTCAACGAAATATCTTAGTTGGGTATTTCTCTATGTTGATGCTATAATAAAATAGTTATGCAAAGACGAAACTCTCTTCCTGTACATCTTTCTTCATACCTTGTGATCGCAATCGGTGCAATCTTGTATGTGATTAAAAATTTCTTTAGTGTCGAAGGGGAATGGGGAGTTGAAGATCACTTCCTCGTTAAGCCTTTGTTGAGTGCACATCTTCTAACCACACCACTTTTAGTTTTCTTTATTGGTTCAATTTTACACTTTCATATATTGATAAAGCTTAAGAGTGGGGTGAAAAAATTTAAAGTATCAGGACTCTTACTTGTGGTGTCTTTTCTTGTCATGTTATTTTCAGGAACTTCAATCCAAGTATTTATCTCTGAAGCTGGGCGCAATACAGCTGTACTGATTCACAATATATCTGCTTTAATTTGGGCCATTTCTTACATTCTTCACCATGCTTTAGTCAGTTTCTCGAAGCATACCTCAAACTGATCCAGTTAAATGGGGATGAGATTTGTATATTCTTTTGTTATTTAGTGTCGTTAAACCCTGAGATTTTAGGCTGCAGTAAAAAAAATACCTAAACCCATGTTGTTGTTAAGAAATTGATATAATTATCCCCATTTTTCTGGAGCAGTTTAAACTAATTATCGAATTGGGCAATGTGCCATTGGCTTTTTAAATGCATATACATCTAGCTTTTGCTATAATGTGCCAAAAATTTGTTAAATTAGAAGGATATAGAAATGACTGTAAGAGTTAGATTTGCACCATCACCAACTGGTTACCTACATATCGGAGGAGCGAGAACTGCGCTTTACCAATACCTTTTCGCAAAAGCGATGGGTGGAACTTATGTACTTCGTATTGAAGATACAGATCTTGAAAGATCTAAAAGAGAATATGAAGAGAGCCAAATTGGAGATCTCAAGTGGTTAGGGATCGAGCACGGTGAAGGGCCAGATATCGGTGGAGAGTATGGACCTTACCGTCAATCTGAAAGAATGCAAATCTATGGTGATATTGCTTGGAAATTTATTGAGGAAGGAAAAGCATATCCGTGTTTCTTAACAAGTGAGGAACTTGAAGAGCTTACAGAGAAAGCGAATGCTGAAAAAATCGCTCCACATGCTTATCACGGAAAATATCGAGACTACGACCTTGCTGAAGCAAAGAAGAGAATCGAAGCAGGTGAAGAGTATGTTATTAGATTTAAAAACCCAGGAAAGAAATGGACGTTTACAGACCTTTCTCGTGGAGAAGTAACTTTCCCTGAAGATATGGTAGGTGACTTTGTTATTATCCGTTCAAATAAAATGCCTGTTTATAACTTTTGTTGTGCCGTTGATGATTGTCTAATGAAGATCAGTCATGTTATCCGCGCAGAAGAGCATTTAAATAATACTGTTAGACAGCTAATGATCTATGATGCCATGGGGGCAGAGCCACCTCAGTTTTGTCACGTAACTCTTCTTGTTGGTGAAGATAGACAAAAACTTTCTAAGAGACATGGGGCGACTTCTGTAACTCAATACAAAGAGCTTCACTATCTTCCACAGGCAATGACAAATTACCTTTGTCTTCTTGGTTGGTCACATCCAGAAGAGAAAGATATTTTTGATGTGAACGAACTTGGAGAAAAATTTGATCTTTCTAGGTTTTCTAAGACGTCAGCAATGTATGACATTAAGAAATTAAACTTTG contains:
- a CDS encoding ectonucleotide pyrophosphatase/phosphodiesterase — encoded protein: MKKYFCLLLTTLTLFSCNKQEKTKLLVISIDGYRHDYTELYSPPFLTKFSNEGARLRSLRPSFPTKTFPNHLSIMTGVYPMNHGIIANHFYAPDLEKRYSLKDRSSVTDGRFYKALPFWALAKKNGIKSATLFWPGSEAEVLGYRPDFYLDYEHTMPHEARISKVLEWLSDKTENAPQFLTLYFSDVDSAGHKFGPEAQETREAVLKVDRSIESLLSQALKIEPNLNIIVLSDHGMQALVAENKELLFKKSNDYIRSLYFIEGHGPISHLYKKSNIVTNISKDIEAINKTAKNFKCYSPMTTPKQLKFHSNVRIGDIVCIADDQWNIILNVDDKLSLGNHGWNQHETNDMDAIFYAKGPKFKTSYVHKSVDNINIYPLFAYIFGIKIDHGIDGNFAPIMGILKQ
- a CDS encoding sensor histidine kinase KdpD is translated as MNVEEQSNYRFSGQLRDRDQEALFKEYYWQQSKKHFFVSYNICCILLLFAGIFFDFHRTFYWGSANILIGLRLILVFAGLLMFPLFYKKVHYPKAIEEYGFFLMLLSTLIIILLTLMTRGNSFTLMPGILIMTCSFYIVTPAPLLYAFISSTLLLVHYIFFFNFELVGLNAHIYMCFMLCAINIVLIYIKIVQSKSQRASFLAQEYLKELGYAKDTILSLIGHDLKNPLTVIKSRVEILKKSLENDDIERANKQVESINSASDNLNGLLQNLLEWAISIKSSNAKNESNCVQNACANAIDFCEDLAIGKSINIESTIHPLKFCFNQLMLETVIRNLIANSIKYSFENSKISVTGEILGSQYKITVKDEGIGIDEDFLEELRKGVNNRTSLGTQGEHGHGVGLKLVFHLLQSHQCDIDINSTKDAGSKFSVFLPII
- a CDS encoding response regulator, which codes for MEEIEKELKLATMSELEDHLAELSDVLYGKEVSEFGTDDYNQMFRVIHSIKGNTRACGFDSIAEISHLFESKLIQLKNGEIEFDSKSYDTSLMYLNSLSDYLEILKVDLTADFDFYDLTNMIQNQASDKPMKKNNFKFLIIDDDPDIQEIVSTYLKESFNCEIATSANGQEGLRESQAKTYDVIICDYMMPELDGKAFINQLRKSVGGNQHTPIIFLSGYRPEINADEQVWEKVFFAEKPLSENKLIYYIKCSIELGKIAA
- a CDS encoding FMN-binding protein, with protein sequence MGDKIHSNLEKKFPECKLEKKVYFLEDAELLKLKEKYPTKNISAFYNYYEKSCSGKMSRLFVSSDVVRTLKQFLLIEIKDKRIVNLEVLKFDEPVEYKVQPYWLEKFYKITSLSEIDKMDGVSGATLTSRSTKYLSWVFLYVDAIIK
- the gltX gene encoding glutamate--tRNA ligase yields the protein MTVRVRFAPSPTGYLHIGGARTALYQYLFAKAMGGTYVLRIEDTDLERSKREYEESQIGDLKWLGIEHGEGPDIGGEYGPYRQSERMQIYGDIAWKFIEEGKAYPCFLTSEELEELTEKANAEKIAPHAYHGKYRDYDLAEAKKRIEAGEEYVIRFKNPGKKWTFTDLSRGEVTFPEDMVGDFVIIRSNKMPVYNFCCAVDDCLMKISHVIRAEEHLNNTVRQLMIYDAMGAEPPQFCHVTLLVGEDRQKLSKRHGATSVTQYKELHYLPQAMTNYLCLLGWSHPEEKDIFDVNELGEKFDLSRFSKTSAMYDIKKLNFVNEQWLRALPDADIAKGMTIALGTDSEFNKQSDEWKVKFASIMKEKIQLFSDVESHLPIFFDPAAEEDDQYKEAIAWETTAQIKTYLNEEVSKLSGDFIDESLVDTWMNHLKSELKIKGKPLFMGTRVCLTGRAHGPDLKSVVSLTPLEIVKKRLS